The following coding sequences lie in one Salmo salar chromosome ssa13, Ssal_v3.1, whole genome shotgun sequence genomic window:
- the LOC106566597 gene encoding glucose-induced degradation protein 8-B homolog: MMSYSEKPEDITREEWMEKLNNVHIQRADMNRLIMNYLVTEGFKEAAEKFRMESGIEPSVDLDSLDERIKIREMILKGQIQEAIALINSLHPELLDTNRYLYFHLQQQHLIELIRLRETEAALEFAQSQLAEQGEESRECLTEMERTLALLAFDNPEESPFGDLLNTMQRQKVWSEVNQSVLDYENRESTPKLAKLLKLLLWAQNELDQKKVKYPKMTDLSKGTIEDPK; the protein is encoded by the exons ATGATGAGTTATAGTGAAAAGCCGGAGGACATAACGAGAGAAGAGTGGATGGAGAAGCTCAACAATGTCCACATTCAGAGGGCCGACATGAACAGGCTCATCATGAACTACTTGGTGACAG AGGGGTTTAAGGAGGCAGCTGAGAAGTTCCGTATGGAGTCTGGGATCGAGCCCAGTGTGGACCTGGATTCTCTGGACGAGAGGATAAAGATCCGGGAGATGATCCTGAAGGGACAGATACAGGAGGCCATCGCACTCATCAACAGCCTGCACCCAGAACTGCTCGATACAAACCGCTACCTGTACTTTCACCTACAG CAGCAGCACCTGATTGAGCTGATCCGTCTGAGAGAGACTGAGGCAGCACTAGAGTTTGCTCAGTCCCAGCTGGCAGAGCagggggaggagagtagagagtgtctgacagagatggagagaacctTGGCCCTGCTGGCCTTCGACAACCCTGAGGAGTCACCCTTCGGAGACCTCCTCAACACAATGCAGAGGCAGAAG GTGTGGAGTGAAGTGAACCAGTCTGTGCTGGACTACGAAAACAGAGAGTCAACGCCCAAACTGGCCAAGCTCCTCAAACTGCTCTTGTGGGCTCAGAACGAACTTGACCAAAAGAAAGTCAAGTACCCCAAAATGACAGACCTCAGCAAGGGCACAATCGAGGACCCAAAGTGA